The Legionella cincinnatiensis genome includes a region encoding these proteins:
- the asd gene encoding archaetidylserine decarboxylase (Phosphatidylserine decarboxylase is synthesized as a single chain precursor. Generation of the pyruvoyl active site from a Ser is coupled to cleavage of a Gly-Ser bond between the larger (beta) and smaller (alpha chains). It is an integral membrane protein.): MSLDLLKTLSQYIIPKHSLTLLAGYLADVKNIKVKDYLIQRFIHEYQVNMSEALIENPTVYRCFNDFFIRRLKPGCRPLAHAGIISPVDGCISEIGSIEENKLIQAKGHYYTVSELLACDEEIASRFINGRFATVYLSPKDYHRVHMPIDAEITSMTYIPGALFSVQPSTVRVVPKLFARNERLAIFFSTSVGPMAIVMVGATIVGAIGTSWHGDIKRSKNRVDFEYPQANKKMAQGDEMGYFKLGSTVVLLFTDASKVHWNKELKAGSILRFGEAMGEIGEFNT; encoded by the coding sequence ATGTCTTTAGATTTATTAAAAACATTGTCGCAATATATCATTCCAAAACATAGTTTAACCTTGCTTGCTGGTTATTTAGCGGATGTAAAAAATATCAAAGTTAAGGATTACCTCATTCAACGCTTTATTCATGAATATCAAGTGAACATGAGCGAGGCTTTAATCGAAAATCCTACGGTTTATCGGTGTTTTAACGATTTTTTTATCCGTCGTTTAAAACCTGGGTGCAGACCTTTGGCACATGCAGGCATCATTTCTCCAGTAGATGGTTGTATCAGTGAAATAGGTTCAATAGAGGAAAACAAGCTGATTCAGGCAAAAGGGCATTATTATACTGTTTCTGAGCTTCTTGCGTGTGATGAAGAAATAGCATCTCGATTTATTAATGGGCGTTTTGCAACAGTGTATTTATCGCCTAAAGATTATCATCGCGTGCATATGCCTATAGATGCCGAAATTACCTCGATGACTTATATCCCTGGAGCCTTATTTTCAGTGCAGCCGTCAACGGTTCGAGTGGTGCCTAAGTTATTTGCTCGTAATGAGCGTCTGGCCATCTTTTTCTCTACCTCAGTTGGTCCTATGGCTATAGTGATGGTTGGTGCGACTATAGTTGGTGCGATAGGAACAAGTTGGCATGGAGATATTAAACGAAGTAAAAATCGCGTTGATTTTGAATATCCGCAGGCTAATAAAAAAATGGCTCAAGGTGATGAAATGGGTTACTTTAAGTTAGGCTCCACTGTTGTCCTGTTGTTTACGGATGCGAGTAAAGTCCATTGGAACAAAGAGTTAAAAGCGGGAAGTATACTTCGTTTTGGTGAGGCTATGGGTGAAATTGGGGAGTTTAACACTTAG
- a CDS encoding ornithine cyclodeaminase family protein, with translation MALRLLSLDEVKQCITMDQAIAAMENAFVQLAKQQVQLPLRTGIPIKEEDALTLTMPAYLAQDKTLGLKIVSIFPRNNAKNKPSITGCILLLDANTGEPQALMDGGYLTALRTGAVSGLASNYFAIDNATHVAIIGSGVQAETQLQAVGAVRDIKQVSVWSRNIKNAEQFAEKFADQYTINVHDHIPAAVKNADIICTATGSTEPLLHFKDVQPHAHINAIGSHTAQMKEIGNDLLGHAIVIVDQLHAALTEAGEIISALQQNHLKQESIIEISDWLLHKNQDYKNQLTAFKSVGLSIQDLSVASVVYHNAINKKLGTLFALT, from the coding sequence ATGGCCCTTCGCTTATTGTCTTTAGATGAAGTCAAACAATGCATTACCATGGATCAAGCGATTGCCGCTATGGAAAACGCATTTGTTCAATTAGCCAAACAACAAGTTCAATTACCACTAAGAACTGGAATACCTATTAAGGAAGAGGATGCATTGACTTTAACAATGCCCGCTTATCTCGCCCAAGATAAAACCTTAGGATTAAAAATAGTCTCTATTTTCCCTAGAAATAATGCAAAAAACAAACCGTCCATTACCGGTTGTATTTTATTACTTGATGCCAATACAGGGGAGCCGCAAGCATTAATGGATGGAGGTTATCTAACAGCACTAAGAACTGGGGCTGTTTCAGGCTTAGCAAGTAACTATTTTGCTATAGATAATGCAACTCATGTTGCAATCATTGGTTCAGGAGTTCAAGCAGAAACGCAATTACAAGCAGTAGGTGCTGTACGTGATATTAAACAAGTCTCTGTATGGTCCAGAAATATAAAAAATGCCGAACAATTTGCTGAAAAATTTGCGGATCAATATACCATTAATGTACATGATCATATTCCAGCAGCAGTTAAAAATGCAGACATTATTTGTACTGCGACCGGAAGTACTGAGCCACTACTTCATTTTAAGGACGTGCAACCCCATGCACATATTAATGCTATAGGTTCTCATACAGCGCAGATGAAAGAAATCGGCAATGACTTGCTAGGCCATGCGATAGTGATTGTCGATCAATTGCATGCAGCATTAACTGAAGCAGGCGAAATTATAAGTGCACTACAACAAAATCATTTAAAGCAAGAGTCAATTATTGAAATAAGTGATTGGTTACTTCATAAAAATCAAGACTACAAAAATCAACTCACCGCCTTCAAATCAGTAGGGCTTTCCATACAAGATTTAAGTGTCGCTTCGGTAGTTTATCACAATGCAATTAATAAAAAGCTAGGTACATTATTTGCTCTCACTTGA